A window of the Streptomyces albireticuli genome harbors these coding sequences:
- a CDS encoding LamG-like jellyroll fold domain-containing protein yields MSGEQHLSKVYSDRSYAHTTTVRHQGTTVALAMDDQRRLVYTVLDLSRHDDAKGELDAAYWSENPLPLRFPAETTDVGFAVAGATRMPVVKRGGRVEAAPDERLGEEEVDPFLSTTARLTALAPFHALSDGTHIVVLRQSVGAAHPDAVHKLADGGSSGDPGRADYAVDRDGAKVPLVAGTLLLDRFLLVGGELKPVLEARYRRSRHKNRPDSAKDSLGTTDMEGRPFHEPTQELSFVRHLSDGRFTALLVPTAVHGRQRWQIFAHNDATGRVDSFNVEQGRDGLFNLQGTQAWTSPDPAYRDAVYESGPGTCPFTGQPLIPVVSTEGHAETALAFGEDEGHVRVAAAPELAGRDFTVEFWARRTATGREEFLVGHGDEAGAHRRSLHIGFRGDDRFVFGFYQDDFDTDARGDDTAWHHWACVHDHATRRQSVYRDGQEVGTRTADGTYAGEGPLLLGKALWLGGARAELDEVRIWDRARTAEELKRDKGVRLIGNDAGLVAYYRFDEGSGTRLHDQTDRARHGELVGGPKWVTSEAPVGDHPGVRRDSFAVAGRATVSGLSAVLYHQQEETAVGYGQEPKPAKRQARVLLSYATSGPDPRTGAATGDACLATVDFGVGRDGRLAQVPDELALPVLAAPEASGDVEAISQLDARVRELDRTAAAKETEIARLAQQTADAQQAREERDALKSRLDGNVLAWFWRVRFKQRRDGQDLYLTVSGRLENGTPLIRTTDKDDANAVWHFVDHGGTHDGYPVFFMMNEAGGLDVHVRDESRDNGAELVLWRRNIRGWNSHFIVRDLGDGYSALVNRYSGKAISALDGINRDRVVQYDFGTATAGGEAAVVMERVRPRGYDSEIQSQHDRLTLAEARLREADAGQERIDRLRRELAVVQAELAAGRDELARLTGGLKGADDIALPMPQLSVDRTGLSCAGALLEFARGADRPYLLDSATGSVVLYFRGADGQFFATYYDTLVSRATRRFAGPDGTAMTFAARDAGTDLAGLDILIMDVGDAGLCELTIRRGEESEIWRRLPRRAADFAAIVNGAAGQAYDYAGQAGSNRPGVPLSAGSRLLVVDAGKAQEVPLGAVPDLVTGHGPRWRADKPGRAYAFDGRQHVLTMDERLDRVATTGDLTLEAWVNPERVRGAARVVHANTGDHPYTLGLLAPPAPPATPALSFDGKNGIAVTETQLDMSSSDFTVEFWARRPAAPDGRPQIVVGHGTSHAAESSSLHIGFRGDGAFTFAFYGDDLDTEEKYTDTAWHHWACVFTKTSREQVIYRDGAEVARRTATREYRGGGPFSFGSSHAGWIPDYARVEMDEVRLWATARTATQIRERMGTRLKGDEDGIWGCWSCAGPASGPDGKPVVTDRSPQHYPVTLRGTVTTATAPEVLTAGETPGYRIVAAVGDRLTATRASFPLREWTHLAAAYEQSWAVELADGAFLEVPDNDALDVTGDLTVEVFCRVDALGTPQGLLSKGRAADGAGGSVPYRLLVLPDGRLEFGFEEPDGKLVRFTSTGSLTAGTFHRIAVVRKGGRSMQERKGSKEITAAGADGRPVRQTVELVESVDLQEWQDIRFFVDGREAGTARYEGPGPKGNTGTLDLGRVRDGLETRAFTGVVSEARLWGVARDAAQLGTPVSARDRGLTAHWRFEENAGNTAADATGSHAARLRGARWTANPDPRGSLFRLYRNGVSVACDPLDGEDFAGYGDTALALGARLKDGKADQPFHGVLEEVRIWRTARTQEQVLDNLFTRLRGEKEDLLAYWSFDRASTDETADLVRDEGLRGNHLTLRATPARPAAVLSTAPVSSDTAQVRSALAAMRTPFHEKLSGSPAVAEYADMQYTVKGEAFGVLKRAYGYLRDGRWHLVTGYKVGDLVSEWVSQVQFDPQLVGYVEGAPPVPSENLTPNTVDPDRATYDGVASVEFTQADQVVHSLSSAKERSVDAAFDFALSNEVDVDMWMIAAPLGFGVAKSMAKARVSVGVRGSLEFSNSWADETAVSQGENTARAMKVDLSGSWEDPLKPLNAAVGRRYVPVNTGFAVVQSQTADVFALRLAHSGTLVAYRIQPNPDIPKDWNVVPFPLNPRYTKQGTLDGTVGFDERGRVLDPDYAGAREQGEYSYYKPREAYAIKRRIQREQQRLRGYYESVSTETHAPDPTAERAGRVLGGAIGGDTSPGKGRETAGSATGDGFSRRDLVNTYVWTADGGFFAETTETTDAVSETTSGSYALSGSVGASVGTSFDVMGIGVNAQLDASLGGGMSVTRARGKEATRSFGLNVTCAPSGNVQQYDANRKPVFDADGKPVNAPGKVDAYRFLSFYLGEDTEHFDTFFHKVVDPSWLENGTDPNAAALRQARQSDRKPPCWRVMHRVTFVSRLLPPVAATDAAPLERAMRQLDVESNYELVRRLDPYVKGAATGLPELTAAVRAALATHLPELSPHADHVIGFLAQYYGVEG; encoded by the coding sequence TTGTCCGGCGAGCAACACCTGTCCAAGGTCTACAGCGACCGCTCCTATGCCCACACCACCACCGTGCGCCACCAGGGCACCACGGTGGCCCTGGCCATGGACGACCAGCGGCGGCTCGTGTACACCGTGCTCGACCTGAGCCGCCACGACGACGCCAAGGGCGAACTCGACGCCGCCTACTGGTCGGAGAACCCGCTCCCCCTGCGTTTCCCCGCCGAGACGACCGATGTGGGCTTCGCGGTCGCCGGCGCCACCAGGATGCCGGTCGTCAAGCGCGGCGGCCGGGTCGAGGCCGCGCCGGACGAGCGCCTGGGCGAGGAGGAGGTGGACCCGTTCCTCTCGACGACCGCCCGGCTCACCGCCCTCGCGCCCTTCCACGCGCTGTCCGACGGGACGCACATCGTCGTCCTGCGCCAGTCCGTGGGGGCGGCGCACCCCGACGCGGTCCACAAGCTGGCCGACGGCGGCTCCTCCGGCGACCCGGGCCGCGCGGACTACGCCGTGGACCGTGACGGCGCCAAGGTGCCCCTGGTCGCGGGCACCCTGCTCCTCGACCGCTTCCTGCTCGTGGGGGGTGAGCTCAAGCCCGTCCTGGAGGCCCGCTACCGCCGCAGCCGGCACAAGAACCGCCCCGACTCGGCCAAGGACAGCCTGGGCACCACGGACATGGAGGGCCGCCCCTTCCACGAGCCGACCCAGGAGCTGTCGTTCGTCCGCCACCTCTCGGACGGCCGCTTCACCGCCCTGCTGGTCCCCACCGCCGTCCACGGGCGGCAGCGCTGGCAGATCTTCGCGCACAACGACGCCACCGGCCGCGTCGACTCCTTCAACGTGGAGCAGGGCCGCGACGGCCTGTTCAACCTCCAGGGCACCCAGGCGTGGACCAGCCCCGACCCCGCGTACCGCGACGCGGTGTACGAGAGCGGGCCCGGCACCTGCCCGTTCACCGGACAGCCGCTGATACCCGTGGTGAGCACGGAGGGGCACGCGGAGACCGCGCTGGCCTTCGGCGAGGACGAGGGCCACGTGCGCGTCGCGGCGGCGCCGGAGCTCGCCGGCCGCGACTTCACCGTGGAGTTCTGGGCGCGGCGCACGGCGACGGGCCGCGAGGAGTTCCTCGTCGGGCACGGCGACGAGGCGGGTGCCCACCGCCGGTCCCTGCACATCGGCTTCCGGGGCGACGACAGGTTCGTCTTCGGCTTCTACCAGGACGACTTCGACACCGACGCGCGCGGCGACGACACCGCCTGGCACCACTGGGCCTGCGTCCACGACCACGCCACCCGCCGGCAGTCCGTCTACCGCGACGGCCAGGAGGTCGGCACCCGCACGGCGGACGGCACGTACGCCGGGGAAGGCCCGCTGCTGCTGGGCAAGGCGCTCTGGCTCGGCGGCGCCCGCGCCGAGCTGGACGAGGTGCGGATCTGGGACCGCGCCCGCACCGCCGAGGAGCTCAAGCGGGACAAGGGCGTCCGTCTCATCGGCAACGACGCCGGGCTCGTCGCCTACTACCGCTTCGACGAGGGCTCCGGCACCCGTCTGCACGACCAGACCGACCGCGCGCGCCACGGCGAGCTCGTCGGCGGCCCGAAGTGGGTGACCTCCGAGGCGCCCGTCGGCGACCACCCGGGCGTGCGCCGCGACAGCTTCGCCGTCGCCGGGCGCGCCACCGTCTCCGGTCTGTCCGCCGTCCTCTACCACCAGCAGGAGGAGACCGCCGTCGGCTACGGGCAGGAGCCCAAGCCGGCCAAGCGCCAGGCGCGCGTGCTCCTGTCGTACGCCACCTCCGGCCCCGACCCGAGGACCGGCGCCGCCACCGGCGACGCCTGCCTCGCGACCGTCGACTTCGGCGTCGGGCGCGACGGCCGCCTCGCCCAGGTGCCCGACGAGCTGGCGCTGCCCGTGCTGGCCGCGCCGGAGGCCAGCGGCGACGTCGAGGCGATCAGCCAGCTGGACGCGCGGGTACGGGAGCTGGACCGCACGGCCGCGGCCAAGGAGACCGAGATCGCGCGGCTGGCGCAGCAGACCGCGGACGCCCAGCAGGCGCGTGAGGAGCGCGACGCGCTCAAGAGCCGGCTGGACGGCAACGTGCTGGCGTGGTTCTGGCGCGTGCGGTTCAAGCAGCGGCGCGACGGCCAGGACCTGTACCTCACGGTGTCGGGCCGGCTGGAGAACGGGACCCCGCTGATCAGGACCACGGACAAGGACGACGCGAACGCCGTGTGGCACTTCGTCGACCACGGTGGCACCCACGACGGCTACCCCGTCTTCTTCATGATGAACGAGGCCGGCGGGCTCGACGTCCACGTCCGCGACGAGAGCCGGGACAACGGCGCCGAGCTGGTCCTGTGGCGGCGCAACATCAGGGGCTGGAACAGCCACTTCATCGTCCGCGACCTCGGCGACGGCTACTCGGCCCTCGTCAACCGCTACAGCGGCAAGGCGATCAGCGCCCTCGACGGGATCAACCGCGACCGGGTGGTGCAGTACGACTTCGGCACGGCCACCGCCGGCGGTGAGGCGGCGGTCGTCATGGAGCGGGTCCGGCCCCGCGGGTACGACTCCGAGATCCAGAGCCAGCACGACCGTCTCACGCTCGCCGAGGCCAGACTGCGCGAGGCCGACGCCGGCCAGGAGCGGATCGACCGGCTCCGGCGCGAGCTCGCCGTCGTCCAGGCCGAGCTGGCCGCCGGTCGCGACGAGCTCGCCCGGCTCACCGGCGGCCTCAAGGGCGCCGACGACATCGCGCTGCCGATGCCGCAGCTCTCCGTCGACCGCACCGGCCTCAGCTGCGCCGGCGCCCTGCTGGAGTTCGCCCGCGGCGCCGACCGCCCGTACCTGCTGGACAGCGCCACCGGCAGCGTCGTGCTGTACTTCCGGGGCGCCGACGGTCAGTTCTTCGCCACCTATTACGACACCCTCGTCTCCCGTGCCACCCGGCGGTTCGCGGGGCCCGACGGCACCGCGATGACCTTCGCCGCCCGCGACGCGGGCACCGACCTCGCCGGCCTGGACATCCTCATCATGGACGTCGGCGACGCCGGCCTGTGCGAGCTGACGATCCGGCGCGGCGAGGAGAGCGAGATCTGGCGGCGGCTGCCGCGCCGGGCCGCCGACTTCGCCGCGATCGTCAACGGCGCGGCGGGCCAGGCGTACGACTACGCGGGGCAGGCCGGGAGCAACCGCCCCGGTGTGCCGCTGTCCGCGGGTTCCCGGCTCCTGGTCGTCGACGCGGGCAAGGCACAGGAGGTGCCGCTGGGCGCCGTGCCCGACCTCGTCACCGGTCACGGCCCCCGCTGGCGTGCGGACAAGCCCGGCCGGGCGTACGCCTTCGACGGCCGGCAGCACGTCCTGACCATGGACGAGCGGCTGGACCGCGTCGCCACGACGGGCGACCTGACCCTGGAGGCGTGGGTCAACCCCGAGCGGGTACGTGGCGCGGCCCGCGTCGTCCACGCCAACACCGGCGACCACCCGTACACCCTCGGCCTGCTCGCCCCGCCCGCGCCGCCCGCGACCCCCGCGCTGTCCTTCGACGGCAAGAACGGCATCGCCGTCACGGAAACGCAGCTCGACATGTCCTCCAGCGACTTCACGGTCGAGTTCTGGGCGCGGCGGCCCGCGGCCCCCGACGGCCGCCCGCAGATCGTGGTCGGGCACGGCACGTCGCACGCCGCCGAGAGCTCCTCGCTGCACATCGGCTTCCGCGGGGACGGCGCCTTCACCTTCGCCTTCTACGGGGACGACCTCGACACCGAGGAGAAGTACACCGACACCGCCTGGCACCACTGGGCGTGCGTCTTCACCAAGACCTCCCGTGAGCAGGTGATCTACCGGGACGGCGCGGAGGTGGCCCGGCGCACGGCGACGCGCGAGTACCGGGGAGGCGGCCCCTTCAGCTTCGGCAGCTCCCACGCCGGCTGGATCCCGGACTACGCGCGCGTCGAGATGGACGAGGTCCGGCTGTGGGCCACCGCCCGTACCGCCACCCAGATCCGTGAGCGGATGGGGACCCGGCTCAAGGGCGACGAGGACGGCATCTGGGGCTGCTGGTCCTGCGCGGGGCCGGCTTCCGGGCCCGACGGCAAGCCGGTCGTCACCGACCGTTCGCCGCAGCACTACCCCGTGACCCTGCGCGGTACCGTCACCACCGCCACCGCCCCCGAGGTGCTCACCGCCGGCGAGACCCCCGGCTACCGCATCGTCGCCGCCGTCGGCGACCGCCTCACCGCCACCCGGGCCTCCTTCCCCCTGCGCGAGTGGACCCACCTGGCCGCCGCCTACGAGCAGTCGTGGGCGGTCGAGCTCGCCGACGGGGCGTTCCTGGAGGTGCCCGACAACGACGCGCTCGACGTCACCGGCGACCTCACCGTGGAGGTGTTCTGCCGCGTCGACGCCCTGGGCACCCCCCAGGGCCTGCTCTCCAAGGGGCGCGCCGCCGACGGGGCGGGCGGCAGCGTCCCGTACCGGCTGCTCGTCCTGCCCGACGGGCGGCTGGAGTTCGGCTTCGAGGAGCCGGACGGGAAGCTCGTGCGGTTCACCTCCACCGGGAGCCTCACCGCCGGAACGTTCCACCGGATCGCCGTCGTCCGTAAGGGCGGCCGGTCGATGCAGGAGCGCAAGGGCTCCAAGGAGATCACGGCGGCGGGCGCCGACGGCAGGCCCGTCCGGCAGACCGTGGAGCTCGTGGAGTCGGTCGACCTCCAGGAGTGGCAGGACATCCGCTTCTTCGTCGACGGCCGCGAGGCCGGCACCGCCCGCTACGAGGGGCCCGGCCCCAAGGGCAACACCGGCACCCTCGACCTCGGCCGGGTCCGGGACGGCCTGGAGACGCGCGCCTTCACCGGCGTCGTCTCCGAGGCGCGGCTGTGGGGCGTGGCCCGCGACGCGGCCCAGCTCGGCACGCCGGTCTCGGCGCGCGACCGCGGGCTGACGGCGCACTGGCGGTTCGAGGAGAACGCGGGCAACACCGCGGCCGACGCCACCGGCTCGCACGCCGCCCGGCTGCGGGGGGCCCGCTGGACGGCCAACCCCGACCCGCGCGGCAGCCTCTTCCGCCTCTACCGCAACGGCGTGTCCGTCGCCTGCGACCCGCTGGACGGCGAGGACTTCGCCGGCTACGGGGACACCGCGCTCGCGCTCGGCGCCCGGCTCAAGGACGGCAAGGCCGACCAGCCGTTCCACGGCGTCCTGGAGGAGGTGCGGATCTGGCGCACCGCCCGCACCCAGGAACAGGTCCTCGACAACCTCTTCACCCGGCTCAGGGGCGAGAAGGAGGACCTGCTCGCCTACTGGTCCTTCGACCGGGCCTCCACCGACGAGACCGCGGACCTCGTGCGCGACGAGGGCCTGCGCGGCAACCACCTGACGCTCCGTGCCACCCCCGCCCGTCCGGCCGCCGTCCTGTCCACGGCCCCCGTCTCCAGCGACACCGCCCAGGTCCGCTCCGCCCTCGCGGCGATGCGCACCCCGTTCCACGAGAAGCTCTCGGGCTCGCCGGCCGTCGCCGAGTACGCCGACATGCAGTACACCGTCAAGGGCGAGGCCTTCGGCGTGCTCAAGCGGGCGTACGGCTATCTGCGCGACGGGCGCTGGCACCTGGTCACCGGCTACAAGGTCGGCGACCTCGTCAGCGAGTGGGTCAGCCAGGTGCAGTTCGACCCGCAGCTGGTCGGCTACGTGGAGGGCGCGCCTCCGGTGCCGTCGGAGAACCTCACGCCCAACACGGTCGACCCCGACCGCGCGACCTACGACGGCGTCGCCTCGGTGGAGTTCACCCAGGCCGACCAGGTCGTCCACTCGCTCTCGTCGGCCAAGGAGCGCAGCGTCGACGCCGCGTTCGACTTCGCCCTCTCCAACGAGGTCGACGTCGACATGTGGATGATCGCCGCGCCGCTGGGCTTCGGTGTCGCCAAGTCCATGGCGAAGGCCAGGGTGTCGGTGGGCGTGCGCGGCAGCCTGGAGTTCTCCAACAGCTGGGCCGACGAGACGGCCGTGTCGCAGGGCGAGAACACCGCCCGGGCCATGAAGGTCGACCTGTCGGGCAGCTGGGAGGACCCGCTGAAGCCGCTCAACGCGGCCGTGGGCCGCCGCTACGTGCCGGTGAACACCGGGTTCGCGGTGGTGCAGTCCCAGACCGCGGACGTCTTCGCGCTGCGGCTCGCGCACAGCGGCACCCTGGTCGCCTACCGCATCCAGCCCAACCCGGACATCCCCAAGGACTGGAACGTCGTCCCCTTCCCCCTCAACCCCCGCTACACCAAGCAGGGCACGCTCGACGGCACGGTCGGCTTCGACGAGCGCGGCAGGGTCCTCGACCCCGACTACGCGGGCGCCCGCGAGCAGGGCGAGTACAGCTACTACAAGCCGCGCGAGGCGTACGCGATCAAGCGGCGGATCCAGCGTGAGCAGCAGCGGCTGCGCGGCTACTACGAGTCGGTGTCCACCGAGACCCACGCACCCGACCCGACCGCCGAGCGGGCGGGCCGGGTGCTGGGCGGCGCGATCGGCGGCGACACCTCGCCCGGCAAGGGGCGGGAGACCGCGGGCAGCGCCACCGGCGACGGGTTCTCACGCCGCGACCTGGTGAACACCTACGTCTGGACGGCGGACGGCGGCTTCTTCGCCGAGACGACGGAGACGACCGACGCCGTCAGCGAGACGACCTCCGGCTCGTACGCGCTGTCCGGCTCGGTGGGCGCCTCCGTGGGCACGTCCTTCGATGTGATGGGCATCGGGGTCAACGCGCAGCTCGACGCCTCCCTCGGCGGCGGCATGTCCGTCACCCGGGCGCGCGGCAAGGAGGCGACGCGGTCCTTCGGGCTGAACGTCACCTGCGCGCCGTCGGGCAACGTCCAGCAGTACGACGCCAACCGGAAGCCGGTGTTCGACGCCGACGGCAAGCCGGTCAACGCGCCGGGCAAGGTGGACGCGTACCGGTTCCTCAGCTTCTACCTCGGCGAGGACACCGAGCACTTCGACACCTTCTTCCACAAGGTCGTCGACCCGTCCTGGCTGGAGAACGGCACCGACCCGAACGCGGCCGCGCTGCGGCAGGCCCGTCAGTCGGACCGCAAGCCGCCGTGCTGGCGGGTGATGCACCGCGTCACCTTCGTCAGCCGGCTCCTGCCGCCGGTGGCCGCCACGGACGCCGCGCCGCTGGAGCGGGCGATGCGGCAGCTCGACGTGGAGAGCAACTACGAGCTCGTCCGGCGCCTCGACCCCTACGTCAAGGGCGCGGCCACCGGGCTGCCCGAGCTCACCGCGGCCGTGCGCGCGGCCCTGGCCACGCACCTGCCGGAGCTGAGCCCGCACGCGGACCACGTGATCGGCTTCCTCGCCCAGTACTACGGGGTCGAGGGCTGA
- a CDS encoding pyridoxamine 5'-phosphate oxidase family protein yields MPDQEPRAELDARYSSEGATATEWQDAVAALARAEVYWLTTVRPDGRPHVTPLIGVWTEGALYFSTGVEERKARNLRDNPHVVLTTGCNRLDEGFDLVVEGEAARVTGAPRLRALAEAWEAKYSAEWHFEVEEGGFVSSVAGEVLVFEVAPRTAFGFRKGELYSQTRWRFA; encoded by the coding sequence ATGCCCGACCAGGAACCCCGCGCCGAACTGGACGCGCGTTACAGCAGCGAGGGAGCGACCGCCACGGAGTGGCAGGACGCCGTCGCCGCACTGGCCCGGGCGGAGGTGTACTGGCTGACGACCGTACGCCCCGACGGGCGGCCGCACGTCACCCCGCTGATCGGCGTCTGGACCGAGGGCGCGCTGTACTTCTCCACCGGCGTGGAGGAACGCAAGGCGAGGAACCTCCGGGACAACCCGCATGTCGTCCTCACCACCGGCTGCAACCGCCTCGACGAGGGTTTCGACCTGGTCGTCGAGGGCGAGGCCGCGCGGGTGACCGGCGCGCCGCGGCTGCGGGCGCTCGCCGAGGCGTGGGAGGCGAAATACAGCGCGGAGTGGCACTTCGAGGTGGAGGAGGGCGGGTTCGTCAGTTCCGTGGCGGGCGAGGTCCTGGTCTTCGAGGTCGCCCCCCGTACGGCCTTCGGCTTCCGCAAGGGCGAGCTCTACAGCCAGACGCGGTGGCGGTTCGCCTGA
- a CDS encoding Pycsar system effector family protein — protein sequence MTTAAPDPTTPGPVPPAPAAGTAPRIAERLLAELRQEAARADTKGSVLVAAQGMAASALVGVLAVRGWQPGSLSALGQVMWWAGAVCFVGSLLSLLMTVIPRYRARGWRPGLPLTHFADIHGAARQGPTALEEALRETERAPVPALLMALTENSRIVAHKYRWLRTGMAGFTAAMVLLPGALLVG from the coding sequence GTGACCACCGCGGCTCCGGACCCCACCACTCCGGGCCCCGTCCCTCCGGCACCGGCCGCCGGCACCGCGCCGCGCATCGCCGAGCGGCTCCTCGCCGAGCTGCGCCAGGAGGCGGCGAGGGCCGACACCAAGGGTTCCGTGCTGGTGGCCGCGCAGGGCATGGCCGCGTCCGCGCTCGTCGGGGTGCTCGCCGTACGGGGCTGGCAGCCGGGGTCCCTCTCGGCGCTCGGCCAGGTGATGTGGTGGGCGGGCGCGGTCTGCTTCGTCGGCTCGCTGCTGTCGCTGCTGATGACGGTGATCCCGCGCTACCGGGCCCGTGGCTGGCGCCCGGGCCTGCCCCTCACGCACTTCGCCGACATCCACGGCGCGGCGCGCCAAGGGCCGACGGCACTGGAGGAGGCCTTGCGGGAGACCGAGCGGGCCCCCGTGCCCGCGCTCCTCATGGCACTCACGGAGAACAGCCGGATCGTCGCCCACAAGTACCGGTGGCTGCGTACGGGCATGGCCGGGTTCACGGCGGCGATGGTGCTGCTGCCGGGCGCGCTGCTGGTCGGCTGA
- a CDS encoding PE-PGRS family protein has translation MMSQQPQWQQQNVNRHTQLVDPVVTIQELSRFKPLRSTRIDYALVFTTAQGGLDTYLPPNRPSRTELATRRWTSVYEVDMGLHEAGAELALPGSNDAFLFEVSMSCSWQVLTPAAFVASGERNVPAMVQRLVDDAVRPVLRGYAMEDSAAAEKAAQQALADAGPLGVAAGLHVRCGIQIRRDEAALAHERELRDIEFARRKLDPQHALLMREDELAAERALAQSEHQHRVELRSQNLDHERRVIQGQQELELQEIEAQKIRYYAHYLERGGPTAMAFQLARRPEDTRLIMENLREDQLRAMQSQLQVALQALGGGPGGLEEHQLDEPRRLAANVIREVLSAKLPISAPDGVRAVEGAAGPAPDEASEDRAEPEAEGGVPADAPPLPPVDGAPPRPTAPPRVPANGAAPHDAGPVFGYRTSTPPAGQ, from the coding sequence ATGATGAGCCAGCAGCCCCAGTGGCAGCAGCAGAACGTGAACCGCCACACGCAGCTCGTCGACCCGGTCGTCACGATCCAGGAGCTGTCGCGCTTCAAACCGCTGCGCAGCACGCGCATCGACTACGCCCTCGTCTTCACCACGGCCCAGGGCGGGCTCGACACGTACCTGCCGCCGAACCGCCCCAGCCGCACCGAGCTGGCCACCCGCCGCTGGACCAGCGTGTACGAGGTGGACATGGGCCTGCACGAGGCGGGCGCGGAGCTCGCGCTGCCCGGCAGCAACGACGCCTTCCTCTTCGAGGTGTCGATGAGTTGCAGCTGGCAGGTGCTCACGCCCGCGGCCTTCGTCGCCAGCGGGGAGCGCAACGTGCCGGCCATGGTGCAGCGCCTCGTCGACGACGCCGTACGTCCGGTGCTGCGCGGGTACGCGATGGAGGACAGCGCGGCGGCGGAGAAGGCGGCACAGCAGGCGCTCGCCGACGCGGGGCCGCTGGGCGTGGCGGCCGGTCTGCACGTGCGGTGCGGCATCCAGATCCGCCGGGACGAGGCGGCCCTCGCCCACGAGCGGGAGCTGCGCGACATCGAGTTCGCGCGGCGGAAGCTCGACCCCCAGCACGCCCTGCTCATGCGGGAGGACGAGCTGGCCGCGGAGCGGGCCCTCGCCCAGAGCGAGCACCAGCACCGGGTCGAGCTGCGCAGTCAGAACCTGGACCACGAGCGGCGGGTGATCCAGGGCCAGCAGGAGCTGGAGCTCCAGGAGATCGAGGCGCAGAAGATCCGGTACTACGCGCACTACCTGGAGCGCGGCGGGCCGACGGCGATGGCCTTCCAGCTCGCGCGGCGCCCGGAGGACACCCGTCTGATCATGGAGAACCTGCGGGAGGACCAGCTGCGGGCGATGCAGAGCCAGCTCCAGGTCGCGCTCCAGGCGCTCGGCGGGGGGCCGGGTGGTCTGGAGGAGCACCAGCTGGACGAGCCGCGCAGGCTGGCGGCGAACGTGATCAGGGAGGTCCTGAGCGCCAAGCTGCCGATCTCGGCCCCGGACGGCGTGCGGGCGGTGGAGGGCGCGGCGGGCCCCGCGCCGGACGAGGCGTCCGAGGACCGCGCGGAGCCGGAGGCGGAGGGCGGCGTGCCGGCGGACGCCCCGCCGCTTCCCCCGGTCGACGGCGCGCCCCCGCGGCCCACCGCTCCACCGCGGGTCCCCGCGAACGGCGCGGCCCCGCACGACGCGGGCCCCGTCTTCGGGTACCGGACCTCGACCCCGCCCGCCGGTCAGTGA
- a CDS encoding Crp/Fnr family transcriptional regulator: MRFEDGVPFVVRLEAEDRQALFESGTPLVFPARQVLLREHEPTAHVLILLSGWTKVTSAAANGYEALLALRGPGDIVGEGAVLSGRPRGATVTALKRVEALAVEAARFSGLLEERPDISRKLLALTSDRMRDSDRRRVQYAALNVQERLALLLLELIDSHGEDADEGVQLTSGLTQSELAGSVGASREAVARLLKGLRERGIVRTGRRGLVVVRPDVLRKMVRPENR; the protein is encoded by the coding sequence ATGAGGTTCGAGGACGGGGTACCGTTCGTGGTCCGGCTGGAGGCCGAGGACCGGCAGGCGCTCTTCGAGAGCGGGACGCCCCTCGTCTTCCCCGCCCGGCAGGTGCTCCTGCGGGAGCACGAGCCCACGGCGCACGTGCTGATCCTGCTCTCCGGGTGGACGAAGGTGACCTCGGCCGCCGCCAACGGTTACGAGGCGCTCCTGGCGCTGCGCGGGCCCGGGGACATCGTCGGGGAGGGCGCCGTGCTCAGCGGGCGTCCGCGCGGGGCGACGGTGACGGCGCTGAAGCGGGTCGAGGCCCTCGCCGTGGAAGCCGCGCGGTTCAGCGGCCTCCTGGAGGAACGTCCCGACATCTCCCGGAAGTTGCTGGCCCTGACCTCCGACCGGATGCGCGACAGCGACCGCCGGCGCGTGCAGTACGCCGCGCTCAACGTGCAGGAACGCCTGGCCCTGTTGCTGCTGGAGCTGATCGACAGCCACGGCGAGGACGCGGACGAGGGCGTACAGCTGACGTCCGGGCTCACCCAGAGCGAGCTGGCGGGCTCGGTGGGCGCCTCCCGGGAAGCCGTGGCCCGGCTGCTGAAGGGGCTGCGCGAGCGGGGCATCGTGCGCACCGGCCGCCGGGGCCTGGTCGTGGTGCGCCCGGACGTGCTGCGGAAGATGGTGCGCCCGGAGAACCGGTGA